The Sparus aurata chromosome 12, fSpaAur1.1, whole genome shotgun sequence sequence CTCCCCCAAAACCAAGCTATTAGTAGTTtatggcagcagcagtgatatCTGGGTCATTGAACTTGTCCTTGGAAGTCAGGTGTTAGCTAGCAGCAGCTTGTGTCTTTCCAACAATAAAACATCAGCGTCAAAGGTCTAATGAACGACATGGTTCCTAGTTTTTAATCTGTAGATTGATAAATATATCATAATCACACTGTAATGCACAATGCTCTTTCCTCTCCACTACAAACCTCATACTGTTGTGCTCTTTCATATTTAAGGTATAACTGTTTTTTGTAATGCTAGGGATCTCAAAACTTGTCGTATTTAATTAGAAAGAGAAATCAGAAAAGAGATCTGTGGTCAAAAGGACCATTAGAGATCAACACAAACTGCTACATACCTCGCAACACCTCTGGTGTTGTAGATAATCTGAAGAGATGCTGGAAACGTGTGGCAACAAAAATGACATTGGTCTTGTGTACTAAGAATTTGGCAATTGATAATATTTTTACCCAGCCATACTGTTTTCTATGTATCTGTCCTGGTGTCTTTCCAGATCAATGTGTCATCTGCAGTGTTGAAGGCTGCTGCCCACCATTATGGCTCCCAGTGTGACAAACCCAACAAAGAGTTCATGCTCTGCCGCTGGGAGGAGAAGGACCCCAGAAAGTGTCTAGAAGAAGGGAGGAAAGTTAATGAGTGTGCACTCAACTTCTTCAGGTAACTCACACCTGGGATTTGAATGTCTTTGGTATCAAATACCCCTGTTATACATGGACACAATAGGCTTGTTCGAGATGAACAGTGTTTCGCTTGGAGAGCGGACAAGGgcatgctgcagcagcagcagcaacagtgggCAGAGATCTCATTTGGATTTATTAAAAAGTTGTCGGACCTATTTATCAGTTTGTATGCAGTGTTCACATGTTCCAGACATAACAGGGTAGCCTATTTAAATGCTATAGTGGCGATCTGTAGTTTCCTTTAACTGTTCAGCCTCCAATTTTTTTCGAATCTGCACCGACTCAGCTTATCTCGAACGAGCCCAATGTCTGAATTATCATCTCCAAATGTTTACACGTTGTGTTTTTCAAGAGATTCAGTACAAAAGAGAGTTAATTAAGACTAGAAACCCAGTGATTAGACAGAATATATACATTCTTGGAGATGAAGGCCGCCACTGTAGTGTTTTCTCTGAAACTAACAGTGTGCTTGTGGTCAGCATGTGATTGAAGATGTGGCTGAACTCTGGAGCCAGATGGAGAGTGCTGAGTTTGAGAGTCCATGTGAAACCCTGGTCAAAGGAGTTTTTGCAGCTCAGTGTTTTTGCATTTCTTCCTCTGTGATGGACATGCGGGCAGAAAATGTGGTCAGAGTTCACAATTACTTCAGTTGGACAGTTGAGGGCCTACAGTTTCAGATTTGGGATGTCTGGGTTCCTATTCTGTAACTTGTCCTGCTATTAAGCTTTCCATTCCAACCACTTTTTGTTAGAGTGGGATGTAGAATCATTTGCAATTAAACACTAGTCATGCAAGggtaggaggaaaaaaaagttgatgATAATTAAGTTTCTGTGCACCATCTCGAGGGTGGGGGCGATTGGTGCGATTTTTAGACAAGTGTTGAGTTCACAATAACGTGGTAATTCTGGTCCAAACTTAAGAAAGTTGCATATGATACATAATGCTACATTCACATGCTTCTCGAATAGTCCCTAATCCAAAATTGGGAAGTCGTTTATCCAGACTCTGGTGTGTTCATGAGAGTCATGAATGTGCAACAACATGGACCctaaaaaaaagctgttttgcaTTTCATCGTTCAGAGCATTAAAACAAGTTGAAAGCTGTTTCCAATATTTGAGTGACAAGGAagatatatttacagtatatgacTTTGCTTAAAGTTCTTTACCATCAAcccaatatttatttttatcaaccATGTGTCAGCGTCATATAACAATGCATGTTTTATGATGATGTTATGCTTCATGCAGTGCAAGAACTGGATTTTAAAGATAGCTAAAATACCCACAACAGATTGTTGGTCAGAGTTTAAAGCTTAAATTTTAACAGGAGGTTGCCAGATATCTTCTGTTGTGTCAGTGTACTAATCTTACAGCGGTGTGTGTGTTCCTATGGTCATACAATATCTGAtctcgttttgttttttcacagtaaagctttttaaatacttttgttCACTTTacctttttcttaatttttattGACTAAAAAAACGAGTATTGTTTTTGGTTACCTCTGGTAACTCTAAAGTCAATAGAAAACACATCACTGCAAGTGCTGACCAAAGTATAATATTGTGAACGCTGCCCTTTTTCTGTTAgttgttctttaaaaacaaaacaatgacaagtGGAAAACGGgttgttaaaaacacaaataactaAAATGCAGGATTTATTGTGTCTATAAAAGTGTCCTTGGGGGGCTGTTTAAGGAAGTGGCCTGGGGTGTTTCACTCTTAACTGCTACGTCTGTGTTTACTGAAAGTTTTGGCCTGAGCTTTGGTTATTATACCCTGATGTCCATGCCGTAACTAAggtgcttttgtgtgtttgtgtctgtctcaaACAGCTGGTGTTCTTGGTtctaaaaaaaggaaaacacatgaCCTCTAAATCTGAAGCTGAAACAAACAATCGACACTTTAACCCCAAAGTTAAACTTAGAGTTACTGTGAAAGAGCAATACCTCTAATTACTATAATGAGGAAAGATTTGAGAAACGTTGTAATTGCACCCGGGACCTGGAGTGATTGTTAGGTGCTTCTGGCAACTGCCAGCCACCTTTAGGAGCACTTTATTTAGGTGACCAGCTTAGGTAGTTCTTATGAAGGAAAACTTCAGGAATATTTTGATGTGTGGGAGCAGAAAAGTTATAGAAGTTGTTCACATGTGTGAATTTGGATCTGAACAGTATTTATATAGAAACACCTATATTATATAACTCTAAAATATCACTCCCCTCTCCTTAGTCACTATATCTCTTTAAACATGAATATCTTTGAGCTATTTCAAGGGAAAAGAGTTGCAGCTCCTGCATCGCAGCAGTTTTCTGGACTGTTCTCTCTCATTCTTGCATATTGGATTTTGATTCAAATCTTGGTTTCCTTGCAGGCAAATCAAGGGAAACTGTGCCGAGTCCTTCACGGAGTACTGGACCTGTCTGGATTATTCAAACTTGGGAGAACTGCGCCGCTGCcgtaagcagcagcagagtttcGACAGCTGCGTCCTTGATAAGCTGGGGTGGGAGAGACCTGAGCTGGGAGACCTGTCTAAGGTGAGCCTTGTGAGGGATTGGGTGTGCGTTCACAGTGTGAGCAGCTGGGTTGATGATGGGCTCTATTCTTGCTGATTGTGGGCTGTGCAAGAGGCTCTGATTGCGTCTGCATAGTAGCCTCACTCAGCTTCAGTTTTGAACTGGGAAatcatgtattttatgtttctctTTTCATAAAATTGCCATTTTTCAGGGGCATACATAACTCGCCTGCAAGCACTAATTCGGTAGCAGCAATTAAAACCAGCAAAAACTGATCTTGACCATAGattttggaacatttttttctgctgtctttgaGCAGACATTTATGCAAACCAGGGAAATCTGTGAATGGCTGTAATCAACTTTTTTCAGCCATGTTGCACTTGCCAGACAGAGCTGTTCATGGAATCAAATAACATGAGCAGGGAAACCTGACTTCTGATTACTATGAAAAAGTCCAGAATGACTGTCCACACACTGACAAGGTTCCTCTGCTTGCTTAGccataaaacagaagaaaagacttgaactgaatgaaaataaatgaaaagttgtGCTTTGAGATGGTGTGCATAAACTACATTTGGAAAGTGATTGAGAGGAAATAGTGACCCATTCAGAGTGGGTGATCTCCAGTCTTGCAGAAAGACAAGAGCATGTGaggaacagagggagagaaggaaagatTGACCTGACACAGAAGTCATGAAGAAAGTGTAAGTGAGGGGTTGAGAGGATGCAGATCATGATGTAAGGGAAGCGCTGCAAGACGCAGAGAAGAATGGAGGAAACGGACACGGTGTCAGCAGTTCAACCCACGTGCATAAATCTTTTTGGTGTGTGGTTTTACATCATTGGGAAAAATATCACCACAACGAAGACCCCTAATGCcagctttgtttttgtgaacaaaacaacaggAGTACAATGCCACACCCTCTGTGTAATTGTAGAGCGCATGCTGGTGTTCTGCAGGCAAGAGTTTTTCATACGCACCAGGCAGTACTTCCTACACAATGGCATTATCATGGCAATAATAATTGTTTACCGTCCCTGTTCGCATTGTCTTTTTagttcttcatcttcttcttctttgagtttgctgctaactgctgcttccTGCTTCTTAAAACTTCCACTTTTAGGTCCCACATATAATATGTCTTCAAAGGATCACACCCATGTCCTGTCCTGCTGCCTTGTCGTTTACCTTTAATACAAAACGGCAAGGTGAAATAAAGGCACGAAATTCCCATCTTGATTCGGCAGTCTGAAAAGGGCAGTAGGCTTCAGGGTTTCATCCAAGAAATGATTGATGATTAGtcatttattagtttttaaacCTGCTCTCTTCAAGCAAAATATGTGTACTGTCATGTCAAATATTGGCACAATATATCTGTTGTACAATTCCCAAACATATGATctatttgttgtgtttgagtTGAATTGTTTAAAATTTTTATGAAAAATTAAGC is a genomic window containing:
- the ndufa8 gene encoding NADH dehydrogenase [ubiquinone] 1 alpha subcomplex subunit 8, which codes for MPTTLDVPSLQELSVDEINVSSAVLKAAAHHYGSQCDKPNKEFMLCRWEEKDPRKCLEEGRKVNECALNFFRQIKGNCAESFTEYWTCLDYSNLGELRRCRKQQQSFDSCVLDKLGWERPELGDLSKVTKVATSRPLPENPYHSRPRPEPNPVIEGKLEPSKHGSKLFFWNW